The sequence below is a genomic window from Sphingobacterium sp. ML3W.
CTAAACCAGCCCAAGTTTCATAAAACATTTGCTTAAACTCGTTCTCCAAATCACGGTTAAATCTGAAATTGAAGCTTACGCCGTCCAATTTATTTTGTTCGAGATTGTATTTTTGAATCGTACCCTTATTCAGTATAAAATATTTCCCGTTAGCCTCCGTAAACTGAGCGATTCCTCCATCGATTACTTTCTCCGTTTTGGTACCCTCAAAAGGTTCGTAAATGGTTCGGTATAATCCGTACTTTCCTTCATGATTAGACGAGAAGAACATATAGTTCTTTTCTCCTTTTTGGATCGTTATAGGGTCCGACTGTGTTCCAAAAGCTGGACTTACTTGCTCAATTCGGTCACGTAAGCCCTTTATATCTATTGTAATCAATAGTTTCTTTTTATCCTGCTCTACTGTTGAGTCTTTTACCTTTTCTTCACTTCTACCCTTATCGCGGTTTTTATCATCAAGCTTTTTTTCCGATACAGAATCTTTCTTAACAGGTTGGCTAAAAAGTTCGTCGAATTTATTGCTTCGATAAGGTTCGTCAAAATTCTCCAATGCCATTCTGAAAATACTCGAATTCTGCATTCCTGTAGGGAAAGCTGGTTTCGTACGGTTACTTGCGAAATAGATATATTTTCCATCTGGAGACCAAGAAGGGGAGGTTTCGCTCACTCCGGTATTGGTCAAGTTTATGGTTTGATCTGTGCTCAAATTATGAACAAAAATATCTTGTTCGAAATTGCGAATGGCCGTAAATAGGATATACCTTCCGTCTGGAGAAAAGGATGGAGTAGCATTTTGAAAGCCCCAAAGCTCATCTTTTACAACTGTCTTACTTTTTAGACTCGCCAAATCCAATACCCGCACCTCATCTCGACCACTTAAATAAACCGCTTTTGACAAATCTGGGCTAAATGCAATCTCCCTGTTATTGCGGAGATCCTCTGTCAGTTGCTTCACTTCACCAACACCATCCGCCCTCCGACTGTACCAATTGAGATAGCCCTGATAAGTTTGACTATAGAGTAACGTTTTGCTATCCTTCAGCCATTTCACCTCCATAACACGCTGACCTTGACTAGGCATTTGGCGAACAAACTTCCCTTCGCTGTCGGAAACAAAGAGCTCCCCTCTGGAAACAAAGGCCATCTTTTTACCATCTGCAGCAACGTCAAAATAACTAATGCTGTTATTGACATTAAATTCTTTACTCTTACTCAGTACCTGATTTCTACTTAAGGCGATGGTTGGTTGCGTCACCTTTTTGGATGCAACATCATAAAGGAAAATTTGGTATCCTTTTTCAAAAGCTATTGTTTTACCATCTGCAGCTACATATGGTCTTTTGATCGACTCTGAGAATTTTGTCAAGGCCACCGGCTTGTCATTTCGAATCTGATACAGGTTATATTCTGAGTTCTCTTGATCAGAAACAAAATAAATAGTTCCATTTTGATCAACAGTAGGCCAAAAATCTTTTCCGTTATAATCTGTGTATTGCTTAAATGCTTTAGTTTTGGGATTGTATGATTTGATATCTGGATTGAATGCTCCTTTATACCGCTTTCGATTGGCTGAACTATAGCCTTCCCAACTATCGTTGAATAACAACTCGCCGGATGGTGTCTCTACAACTTGACTGATGTAATTAAAAAAATGTGGGAATAAGCGTTTAGCGGTACCACCAGTTGCACTTACTTGGTAACTGCTCATCCGATTGTAGCGAGTAGAGGTAAAGTAAACGGATTTACTATCCCAACTCCAGCTATCAATCTCATCAGATCCTTCATGATGGGTCAATTGTCTAATGTCACCGCCTGCTAATGGCATAATATAAATATCCATATTGCCATTTTGATTCGCTGAAAAAGCCAGCTGTTTACCGTCTGGTGATATCCGTGGATTTATCTCATTCCCCTCCATCCCCGTTAATCTTACGGCAACTCCGCCCTCAACTGCTACTTTCCAAAGGTCACCTTCAAAACTAAATACAAGAACTTTCCCATCTGGACTTAGTGTGGGATGTGATAGAAATGTGGGTTGTTGCTGCCCATAAGCAAACGTACCGCCACTAAAGGCCAGACAGGCACCCATTAATAATTTTTTAATCATACTTTTCAGGAGGCTAATTGATTTTTGCCCTATAACAAAGTTAATCACGAACCTCCTAAAAAACGATATTATTTGCTAGGTATTTGCAATATTACAAAAGCAGAATATCTCTTTTACAAAAGACTAAACCACCGTTATATATTCACAAAAACTCGAAGCAACCCGTATATTTATTACATTATTACTTATGTGCTAATGGATTATGTCTTTTGTCCACGAAGCCACTCTTCTAGATTGTCTAACGCCATAGCGTACCCTTCTTGAAAACCCATATCAATCAGCTGCTTCATGTCTTCTTCTTTACTAGAAGTCAACACATTTACTAAATTCGTACCTTCTTTCTCTTCCAATCTGATTTCCCAATGCGTAGATGGGAAATCATTATTAACCCTTCCAGATTCATCACAAAACGCATCCGTTATAGCAAAACCTACTTGTGGTTTTATATCATGAAAAGTGATTAAACCCCAACTGCGTTCTCCTGCAGGGCCGCACATACAGTAGAGTCGCTGGCCTTCATTAGCAAACAGCATCTTTCGGGTTTCTGATTTCCATGGTTTTGGCGCCCACCACTTATCCAAAATAGCCGCCTCCGTCCACGCCTTCCATACCAATGGTAGAGGAGCGTTAAAATGACGGGTTATTTCAACTGATTTTTTATCCTTAGAAAAGGTAAAAGTAGCTTTATTCGAAGTATCCATAATAGATTGAATTAACTATGCATGTAAGGAAAAAATATCCTATTCCCATTTTATTGAACGGGAAAATCGATAGTTTGTTATAGTAAATAGTTGTTTTTTCGTAAAACTGTTTTATAAATTAACTGTTCTGTATCAATCAGTAACTATCAAAAGCTAATCAAAACACTAAATAAAATACCGTGTACAAACCAATCGCTGAAAAATTAAATTCTTCCATGTAACTTTGCTCACTCATAACCATCAACAATGGACGCAGCCTTAATAAACTCTGAAGAAGAGCTATATAAAAATCGCAATCGCATCCGGATTGCAGTATCACTATTTTACTTTTGCCAAGGTCTAGCATTTGCCTCTTGGGCAAGTCGTATCCCAATTATCAAGGAACGCTTAGCGCTCACTGAAGGTCAATTGGGAACGATTCTACTGATGTTGCCTGTAGGACAATTGGTGACCATGGCCCTATCGGGAAAATTGGTAACCACCTATGGTAGCGCTAAGGTTTTACGTATTGTAGCCATCATCTATGCGATGATCTTATGCTTGGTTGGATTTGCTCGTAATGCTTGGGAACTCGGAGCAGTGCTGTTTTTCTTTGGCGTTATAGGAAACATGTGCAATATAGCGGTCAATACACAAGGTGTAGCTGCTGAAAAAATTTTTAGAAAGTCGATTATGTCTTCCTTCCACGGGGCTTGGAGCATTGCTGGTTTTACGGGAGCACTTATTGGCTTGCTTACTATGAATATAGCGGTAGATACCATTCCTCATTTTATGATTATCTTCGTACTCATCTTAGCCAATACCCTTATAAACCAGCGTTATTTAATACCTGGTATTGCAACACAGGCTAAAAAAACTTCATTTTTCTCGAAACCAGAAAGCAGCTTGGTACAATTGGGCATCATTGGATTCTTTAGTATGGCTACAGAAGGAGCCATGTTTGATTGGAGTGGTGTATACTTTAAGGAAATTGTTCATGCTCCGGAGCATCTAATTATCGTAGGTTACGCCTCATTTATGGTGATGATGGCATTAGGTAGATTTATTGGCGATGCGGTCATCGTTAGGCTCGGTCGTAAACGTACATTACAAATTAGTGGAATATTGATGTTTTTAGGAATGATGACTTCCGTTATATTTCCATATTTCTATGTCTGTACGCTTGCCTTTATGATGGTAGGTATAGGTGTAGCCTGCAATGTTCCAACGGTATATAGTATGGCCGGACAAAACAAAGTAATTCCCTCAGGAGTGGCCTTAGCGATGGTGTCGAGCATCAGCTTCCTCGGGTTCTTAATGGGGCCACCGTTAATCGGCTATATTGCAGAACTGACTAGTTTACGTTATTCTTACGGCGTATTTGCTTTCTTTGGCATTATGTTGTTTATTATGGCATCGAAACTGAAAGTATTTAGACAATAAATGGCGAAAATTATTTATCAGAAAAACGAAATCAGCTCTTGAAATGTACAATTTCAAGAGCTGATTATTCATTAAGTAGCCCCGAGCAGAATCGAACTGCTATCTAATGTTTAGGAAACATCTATTCTATCCGTTGAACTACGGGGCCAAAAGGTTATGCAAATATTTTAAATATATCGCGCAATCCCAAACTTATTTCAAATAAAATATTGATAAAAAAAAGGAGAGAAAAAATACTGTGGGGGGAGAAGGATTCGAACCTTCGAAACCGAAGTAACGGATTTACAGTCCGTCCCATTTGACCGCTCTGGAACCCCCCCAGTATAATTTTGTGAAATATAAGGGCTTAAAATTTATTGAATCTCAATTCCCTTATGGAACGCTACAAAGCGTATCAATTTGTCTGATATATCCAAAATAATTTTTTCAAAAAAAATATCGATAAAAGTTATTGTTGCAGCAATGTAAAAATAGATTTTAACGATACCTCATTGATAAAATCGATTCGTTTTTACCCAATTTTCAGGTATCTTTGTATCAACAAAAAAGAAAGATATATTATGAGTTTTACAGGTAAAAGTTTTCCAAGCATCACCGTAGATGCGATCGATTATTTAGGTGATAATTTGCAAATAAACATTTTCGAAAAAGCAGTTCAAGAAGGTAAAAAAGTATTATTGTTTTGGTATCCAAAAGATTTCACTTTTGTTTGTCCAACAGAATTACACGCTTTTCAAGAGGCTTTACCAGAATTCGAAAAACGTAACACAATCGTTATTGGTGCATCATGTGACACGAACGAAGTTCACTTCGCTTGGTTAAATACTGCAAAAGATAACGGTGGTATCGAAGGTGTAACTTACCCAATTTTAGCGGATACTACACGTAACTTATCTTCTGTATTAGGTATTTTAGACATTAAAGAAGTAGAGCATCCAGAGTACGGTACTTTAGTTGAAGGTTCTGCAGTTGCTTACAGAGCTACATACTTAATCGACGAAACAGGTCGCGTATTCCACGAATCTGTAAACGATATGCCATTAGGTCGTAATGTAAAAGAATACTTACGTTTAATCGACGCTTATGCACACGTTCAGAATTTCGGTGAAGTATGTCCTGCTAACTGGGAAGAAGGAAAAGAAGCAATGAATGCGACTCGTGACGGTGTAGCTAGCTATTTAGCTGGTAACTAAAACAATACTTAAAGACTTGCACAAGTCTTTAACAAAGGGGATAGTCCTTATCCCCTTTGTTTATTCATCTTTCTCAATACATAAACATAATAATCATGGTACAAGAATTAGAAAACGATAATTTACAAGAAATTGTAAACAGCAATGATATAGTAATGGTTCAATATGCGGCTACTTGGTGTGGTAACTGTAAAATTATGAAACCAAAATTCAAAAAATTGGCAACAGAAAATGAAAATGTAACTTTCGTAATCGCTGATGCCGAGAAATTTCCAGAGTCTAGAAAATTAGCAAACGTAAATAACTTACCTACTTTTGCGGCTTTCAAAAATGGTAAATTAGTAAATCAAGTACAAACAAATAAATTTGACGCCTTAATCGACTTATTCAATGAAGCTTCCAGTAATTAAACATATCACAGAATTTATCGAGCAAAACGATGTTGACTATGTATTAGAAACTATTGAGACATTAGAATCTTTAGTTGAAGCGCCTTTAAAAGATGAAGAACTTGATGTAATAGGTGAGTTAATCTCTAATCTTTATGGTGCAGTTGAGGTCGATAAATTGGTCAAAGAAGGAAATAGCAAGAAAGACGCAATGAACATGTTTATGAAGCGTGTGCTAGGTTCAATCGATAAATAATTTTTATTTTAGCATTTAGTCTATCTAAGTTTCTGCAATAAGGCCCTCATTTTTAGTGTGAAAATGTTTATAAGCCTATTTTTGTGGAAAACTTGTTTTAAATTAATGCTAAACTGCAATAAAGATTATACTATCTTTAGCGGTAATAAAGGTTACCACTTAAAGAATTTGCTATCCCCAAAAACAAACTAAAAGGATAGATTTTAAGAAAATATTTTAATTGTTAGAAACGGAAATTCTCCCCACGGAATTTCCGTTTTTTATTTAATCACAGAATTAATTACCTTTAATCTATGCTAAAATCAATTCTATTTACCAACGTACTAATATGCTGGGTATTTCTTCATCATGCCCATGCTCAAAAAGCAACAACAAGTTGGAATAGTGCGCTAATCAAATCCAAGTTAGAAAAATTAGAAGTCTTAGGTTCGGTCTTGTATTTTGCGGCCCATCCAGATGATGAAAACACCAAATTAATCGCATGGCTAGCCCAAGAAAAACACCTCAGGACGGGTTATCTATCGCTCACTAGGGGCGATGGTGGACAAAACTTAATTGGTACAGAGCAGGGAATTGAACTTGGCCTCATCCGAACACAAGAGCTTCTAGCTGCACGAAAAATCGATCTGGGCGAGCAATTTTTTACCTCAGCATTTGATTTTGGGTTTTCTAAGACTTCTGAAGAAACATTTAATTTTTGGGATAAAGAGCAGGTTTTGAGAGAAGCTGTTTGGATCATTAGAAAATTCCGTCCCGATGTAATCATTACGCGATTTCCGCCAGATTCAAGAGGTGGACATGGCCATCATCAAGCTTCGGCTATCCTAGCCAAGGAAGCATTTCTTGCAGCGGCAGACCCAACAAGATTTCCAGAACAACTCAAGCTTGTAAAACCTTGGCAAGCGACTCGGTTGCTATGGAACACCTATAATTTCAGTAGCCTGAATACTATAAACGATAGTCAGATGCAAATTGAAATTGGGCAATATAACCCCTTGATTGGCAAATCTTACGGCGAAATATCAGCAGAAAGTCGCTCCTCGCACAAAAGTCAAGGATTCGGAAGTGCTGCTCAAGTTGGAAAAGCGCAAGAATATTTTGAATTTGTAGCCGGTAAACCTGCTAAAAAAGATATTTTCGAAGATATAGACCAAACTTGGTCAAGAATAACGGATGGGAGAACTATCAGTCAAAAAATAAAAGAGATTAATGCGGATTATCGGGTCGACTCTCCCGATAAATCAATTC
It includes:
- a CDS encoding peroxiredoxin yields the protein MSFTGKSFPSITVDAIDYLGDNLQINIFEKAVQEGKKVLLFWYPKDFTFVCPTELHAFQEALPEFEKRNTIVIGASCDTNEVHFAWLNTAKDNGGIEGVTYPILADTTRNLSSVLGILDIKEVEHPEYGTLVEGSAVAYRATYLIDETGRVFHESVNDMPLGRNVKEYLRLIDAYAHVQNFGEVCPANWEEGKEAMNATRDGVASYLAGN
- a CDS encoding MFS transporter, which codes for MDAALINSEEELYKNRNRIRIAVSLFYFCQGLAFASWASRIPIIKERLALTEGQLGTILLMLPVGQLVTMALSGKLVTTYGSAKVLRIVAIIYAMILCLVGFARNAWELGAVLFFFGVIGNMCNIAVNTQGVAAEKIFRKSIMSSFHGAWSIAGFTGALIGLLTMNIAVDTIPHFMIIFVLILANTLINQRYLIPGIATQAKKTSFFSKPESSLVQLGIIGFFSMATEGAMFDWSGVYFKEIVHAPEHLIIVGYASFMVMMALGRFIGDAVIVRLGRKRTLQISGILMFLGMMTSVIFPYFYVCTLAFMMVGIGVACNVPTVYSMAGQNKVIPSGVALAMVSSISFLGFLMGPPLIGYIAELTSLRYSYGVFAFFGIMLFIMASKLKVFRQ
- a CDS encoding S41 family peptidase, with translation MIKKLLMGACLAFSGGTFAYGQQQPTFLSHPTLSPDGKVLVFSFEGDLWKVAVEGGVAVRLTGMEGNEINPRISPDGKQLAFSANQNGNMDIYIMPLAGGDIRQLTHHEGSDEIDSWSWDSKSVYFTSTRYNRMSSYQVSATGGTAKRLFPHFFNYISQVVETPSGELLFNDSWEGYSSANRKRYKGAFNPDIKSYNPKTKAFKQYTDYNGKDFWPTVDQNGTIYFVSDQENSEYNLYQIRNDKPVALTKFSESIKRPYVAADGKTIAFEKGYQIFLYDVASKKVTQPTIALSRNQVLSKSKEFNVNNSISYFDVAADGKKMAFVSRGELFVSDSEGKFVRQMPSQGQRVMEVKWLKDSKTLLYSQTYQGYLNWYSRRADGVGEVKQLTEDLRNNREIAFSPDLSKAVYLSGRDEVRVLDLASLKSKTVVKDELWGFQNATPSFSPDGRYILFTAIRNFEQDIFVHNLSTDQTINLTNTGVSETSPSWSPDGKYIYFASNRTKPAFPTGMQNSSIFRMALENFDEPYRSNKFDELFSQPVKKDSVSEKKLDDKNRDKGRSEEKVKDSTVEQDKKKLLITIDIKGLRDRIEQVSPAFGTQSDPITIQKGEKNYMFFSSNHEGKYGLYRTIYEPFEGTKTEKVIDGGIAQFTEANGKYFILNKGTIQKYNLEQNKLDGVSFNFRFNRDLENEFKQMFYETWAGLEENYYDSTFHGIDWAAMKKKYEPYLTGVNDRNDLRILLNDMLGELNSSHLGFTSMGVEERKPFGYVTNEIGVLFQQDNPFHIARVVANSPASRKEINLKEGDEIIAINGQKIDPKVDRDTYFTWPSLAEEIQLTVKRSGKEMQVNIRPLSSTAFKDLIYDEWMKSNRGKVDEWSKNRIAYSHMKNMSGSELQRFLIDMAEQENNKDGIILDLRYNTGGNVHDEVLRFLSQRPYLKWQYRGGQMAPQSNFAPAAKPIVLLINEQSLSDAEMTAAGFKELKLGKIIGNETYRWIIFTSAKGLVDGSSYRLPAWGCYTLDGKDLEYTGVAPDILVKNTIQDRTEDKDPQLERAVQEILKDLK
- a CDS encoding thioredoxin family protein, with the translated sequence MVQELENDNLQEIVNSNDIVMVQYAATWCGNCKIMKPKFKKLATENENVTFVIADAEKFPESRKLANVNNLPTFAAFKNGKLVNQVQTNKFDALIDLFNEASSN
- a CDS encoding SRPBCC domain-containing protein, with the protein product MDTSNKATFTFSKDKKSVEITRHFNAPLPLVWKAWTEAAILDKWWAPKPWKSETRKMLFANEGQRLYCMCGPAGERSWGLITFHDIKPQVGFAITDAFCDESGRVNNDFPSTHWEIRLEEKEGTNLVNVLTSSKEEDMKQLIDMGFQEGYAMALDNLEEWLRGQKT
- a CDS encoding DUF6952 family protein — its product is MKLPVIKHITEFIEQNDVDYVLETIETLESLVEAPLKDEELDVIGELISNLYGAVEVDKLVKEGNSKKDAMNMFMKRVLGSIDK